From a region of the Ostrinia nubilalis chromosome 18, ilOstNubi1.1, whole genome shotgun sequence genome:
- the LOC135080597 gene encoding cystathionine beta-synthase-like: protein MYGWDGSDCKEHHFKVNEENAKPNRKVFCNILECVGNTPLVRLNKIPKEYGLECEIYAKCEFLNPAGSIKDRVGLAMLRDAESHGVIHDDTIFVEPTSGNTGIAVGYVASLRGNDSIIITSVKNSDDKVNTMRLIGSNVIQIKETESSSALARKIKDADPKRVIMLNQFDNDVNPRVHYEHTSIEIADALGDVDMVVMGAGTGGTMSGVGHRLKERNPKCLVIAAEPDGSTMFNKNGKKHSFLVEGIGGSKPPIVVDATIADGFEVVTDEEAFLMARDLSRKEGMLCGGSSGVAMMAALKAAKRYNLKACQRVVVILPDGIRNYMTKFVSDQWMEAYRFLEPPEHTMKWWKNPVSDIRTRNYPVINIGYTCSSALRAMKSQKKTLAIVVDGNGYYVGIASKDGFRNYATNPTKLPMENSEEFDWESPVTDYMVKHVHILALNSKKGMPSVGLLSRVLDITPFVLIGNEIENGEHFVPKGIATSDEVLDYIYQHAAVKSY, encoded by the exons ATGTACGGCTGGGATGGCAGCGACTGCAAGGAACACCACTTTAAAGTAAACGA agaAAATGCAAAACCCAATAGAAAAGTGTTCTGTAATATACTAGAGTGTGTTGGCAATACACCACTAGTGAGGCTTAACAAAATACCAAAAGAATACGGGCTTGAATGTGAAATAT ATGCAAAATGTGAGTTCCTAAACCCAGCTGGGTCCATCAAGGACCGTGTGGGATTGGCGATGCTGAGGGATGCGGAGTCCCACGGAGTCATTCATGACGACACCATTTTTGTTGAGCCCACTTCTGGTAACACTGGTATAGCTGTTGGGTATGTTGCCTCTCTCCGAG GTAACGACAGCATAATTATAACATCTGTGAAAAACTCTGACGATAAAGTTAACACTATGCGCCTGATTGGATCAAACGTGATCCAAATTAAGGAAACCGAGTCCAGCTCAGCGCTCGCTCGTAAAATAAAAGATGCTGACCCTAAACGTGTAATCATGTTGAATCAg TTCGATAACGATGTCAACCCACGGGTGCATTATGAACATACATCAATCGAGATAGCTGATGCTTTAGGCGATGTGGACATGGTGGTGATGGGAGCTGGCACAGGTGGGACTATGAGCGGCGTGGGACACCGCCTCAAGGAGCGCAACCCAAAGTGCTTGGTGATCGCAGCTGAACCTGATGGCTCTACAATGTTCAACAAAAATGGGAAAAAACACTCCTTTttg gtGGAAGGGATTGGAGGGTCGAAGCCTCCAATAGTAGTCGATGCAACTATCGCAGACGGTTTCGAAGTTGTCACCGATGAAGAAGCTTTTCTAATGGCACGAGATCTGAGCAGAAAAGAGGGCATGTTATGCG GTGGAAGCAGTGGCGTCGCAATGATGGCTGCGCTGAAAGCTGCAAAGCGTTATAACTTAAAAGCTTGCCAGCGAGTTGTGGTGATCCTGCCAGACGGAATCCGCAATTACATGACTAAATTCGTCAGCGACCAATGGATGGAAGCATATCGCTTCTTGGAGCCTCCAGAACACACCATGAA ATGGTGGAAAAATCCTGTTAGTGATATACGAACGAGAAATTATCCTGTGATTAACATAGGATATACATGCTCTTCTGCACTGCGAGCGATGAAGAGTCAGAAAAAGACATTGGCAATCGTGGTAGACGGAAATGG ATATTATGTGGGAATTGCTTCCAAAGATGGGTTTAGAAACTACGCTACGAACCCAACGAAGTTGCCAATGGAAAACTCCGAAGAGTTCGATTGGGAGAGTCCAGTTACAGACTATATGGTGAAGCACGTGCACATCTTGGCGCTCAACTCGAAAAAAGGAATGCCAAGTGTTGGTTTGTTGTCTAGAGTACTCGACATTACACCATTTGTACTTATTGGGAATGAAATCGAGAATGGAG AACATTTTGTGCCAAAAGGCATAGCCACAAGTGATGAGGTTCTGGATTACATTTACCAGCATGCTGCTGTAAAATCATACTAA